The DNA sequence CTCATCGTTTATCAAAAACCCCATCTGTGCTACTACAATCACGGTTCGACCGACCACTTTCAATCACATTTTGACCTGTCTGCCGATTAACTAGGTATGTGTAGGTGGTTAAATGCCCTTGATGCTCGTACGTAACGCTATATTTCGATTCACCCGGCTCATGTGTTCGAGATTGTGCGTTAGCTTCACCGTATACATGTGTACCGTATAACCCAAGCCCCGAGACTACAACCCCAGGTATAAAACCAAATACTTTCCCCACCGCTGCACCACCAACCAAAACAATTACACCTGTAGAGGTTTGATTGCGATTAACCTCCGATGCTCTTTGCTTATTCCAACTTTGAGCTTGGCTAGGCGTTAGCGGTCCATAGCCGATATTCACATCAACAAGTCTCCCACTCTCTGATCCACCGCTTTCACACCCACATTTCGACAACCCCATCGGGTCAACAAAATTCAAAGGGTCCCCCCCAACATAAGCATAAGTATTAATCCCCCCACCCAACCCAATCGGATCACTCTGAACATACCGCCCCAACGCCTGATCATAGTGACGATGCCAGTTATACCAAAGGCCAGAAATCTGGTCTAAATACTGCCCAGGAAGACCGATTTGAACACCCAGAAGCGGAGCCGCAGGATTATGGTGTTCAAAAACCCGACCAAAAGCGGAGTTTTCAGCACTCCAACCCAGCTTATTATCCGATAAGCGGTACGCCTCATAAGGGCGGCCCAAATGATCGTTGTAGAGTGCATAAAAATTTTGTCTATCATCAACAATACCAACAACCTCCCCGCCTAAATACACATACACTTGCATCTGGCTCGTGGAACTCCAGCTATTACGTCGCGTTTCAGCCAACAATGCACCGTTAGTACTATAGAGATAATGACGGCTTTGCCCATACATATATTTTTTAACCGTTCGCTGTCAAGTTTTTGGATGTCCTTTTCTTCATCAATGTTTGGATGTCCTTTTTTTTATATATTGGATGTCCTTTTTTTTATATAGGACTGCAATGTCTTTATATAGTGGTTTCTTAACCTGGCTGTCCTATTTATTTATAAAAAATAGTATGTGTGGCATTAAGCCAACCAACATCTTCGCTACAAAGCCCGAAACTCCAAACAAAAAATAGGGAGCCAATGGCCCCCTATACATACAAACTAAAGTTCAATAAACACTACTACGGAAAGGTAATATCTCCCTCGGCATCGGGTGCACCTGTGAACTTAAACTGATACTGATAAACACTACCCGAGTTTAGAACAATACTGTCGCTGCCGTCTGCAGCAGTACCAGTACCATCATCCACGAATACGCCGTAATTTTTTACGCTTTTCGAAATTCGCTTACGCGGTGCTCCGTCCTCAATACGGTATAACTCAAAATCATTATCCGCTTGGGCAGGGTCGAAACCCTGAAGATTCCAGCGTACCTCAATAGCATTACTACCATCTTTAGCCACAATGCGCGTGGACATGTTCGACCCATCAGCGGGTGCCGTACCGTAAGTAATTTGAGCCTCCGGAACGGTGCTCACAGCAGCAGGATTATTGATTTTGAACATATACCAATAATCAACGCCTTTAAACAGAGGCTCAACACTTCCGTCGTCAGTGAATGTACCAGTAGCATCTACCCCTGCCGCAACACGCACACGCTTATCCGTAGAGTCTTTGTCATTACGGTAAACATCTATGGCGCCATCAATCACATAACCCTGAAGGTCCCAACTTAAATCAATGGCATCACCATTAAGTGTGGACGTAAGGTTGGTCATCTGAGGCTCAGCCGTCGGCTCAACTGTTGGTTCAACTGTTGCGCTAAAGACTATATGACCCACTTCAGCGGAATTAGTACCGTCGGCTATGAACTTAAACTGATAGTGATAGGTATCACCTAAAACCAAATCACCTGTCGCTGCCGTGTCATCACCATTATCTTCAAATGTACCCCAGGGCTTAACACCTCTCGAAATACGTGTACGCCCAGAGACGCCACTTTGGTAACGGTATAACTCAATGGTGCCGTTAGTAAGAGCAGGATCAAATCCCTGAAGGTTCCAACGTAC is a window from the Teredinibacter franksiae genome containing:
- a CDS encoding RHS repeat-associated core domain-containing protein encodes the protein MYGQSRHYLYSTNGALLAETRRNSWSSTSQMQVYVYLGGEVVGIVDDRQNFYALYNDHLGRPYEAYRLSDNKLGWSAENSAFGRVFEHHNPAAPLLGVQIGLPGQYLDQISGLWYNWHRHYDQALGRYVQSDPIGLGGGINTYAYVGGDPLNFVDPMGLSKCGCESGGSESGRLVDVNIGYGPLTPSQAQSWNKQRASEVNRNQTSTGVIVLVGGAAVGKVFGFIPGVVVSGLGLYGTHVYGEANAQSRTHEPGESKYSVTYEHQGHLTTYTYLVNRQTGQNVIESGRSNRDCSSTDGVFDKR